A stretch of Planococcus citri chromosome 5, ihPlaCitr1.1, whole genome shotgun sequence DNA encodes these proteins:
- the LOC135848719 gene encoding uncharacterized protein LOC135848719: MDSLIADLFVFALQFIQGSWALWFNYVFMTFLFISVAEFTRQYQRLIFVVESLEVRSSQQVVEGGRFDEILKQNIIHCIRHHQILLKNFRLFEIWFSMVFSIDLAVSVVAITFALYFAINVSSLSQLLNGFLAVCFISTNFLIRCLISEIFPNLSERLAESLFWHGPWHKANQRNRIILKMFHSTACQPLRLYGLSVFEAGRVTFGKLMRATYSFFNVMNRKSMR, from the exons ATGGATAGTTTAATAGCCGACTTATTCGTATTTGCACTTCAGTTTATCCAAGGGTCTTGGGCCCTTTGGTTCAATTACGTTTTTATGACGTTCTTGTTCATCTCGGTGGCCGAATTCACGAGACAGTATCAAAGGCTTATTTTCGTAGTCGAGTCGTTGGAAGTTCGATCGTCACAGCAAGTGGTCGAAGGTGGAAGATTTGATGAGATTCTCAAGCAAAATATTATTCACTGTATCAGGCATCATCAAATATTGCTCAA aaattttcgattatttgagATTTggttttcaatggttttttccATAGATCTGGCTGTTTCAGTTGTAGCAATTACATTTGCATTGTACTTCGCGATAAAT GTATCGAGTTTGTCTCAACTTTTGAATGGCTTTCTAGCCGTATGTTTCATTTCCACGAACTTTCTGATAAGATGCTTGATCAgtgaaatttttcctaatttg AGCGAACGTCTTGCTGAATCTCTATTTTGGCACGGTCCATGGCACAAAGCAAACCAAAGGAACAGAATtatattgaaaatgtttcattcgaCAGCTTGTCAGCCATTACGTTTGTATGGGTTATCAGTGTTCGAAGCTGGTAGAGttacatttggaaaattaatgCGAGCaacatattcatttttcaatgtaatGAACCGTAAATCGATGAGATAG